From Micromonospora echinospora:
CCGCGACCGGCAGATAGCGGGCGGCCAGCTCGATCCCCGGCACCGTCGGCAGGGTGGGCAGCATGCTGTGCTGGAGCACCTCGGCGACGTGGCGCTGCTCGCCGTAGAGGCGGCTGTTGCCGACCGCCTGTCCGGCGCGTACCCCGATGTCCTGGGCGGTGCGCAGGTCGCTGTCGTCGAAGCCGCGCCGGCCCGGACGGTTGACGAGCGTGACGGCCCCGATGATCCGGTCCCCGGCGGCGGTGATCGGCACGGTCAGGTGGGAGCCGACGCCGAGCCGCTCGGCGAGCGGCACCAGCTCCGGGCGGGTGCCGCCGCGCGCCACGTCCGCCAGCCCGGCCACCGCGCGCACCACCGGCCGCCCGGTGCGCAGCACCGACCGGATCTGCGACTCCGGGCCGAGCCCGGTGACCAGCAGCTCGGCGAAGCGGGCGAGGTCACCCTCCCGGTCGGCGTCCCGGTGCAGGCCGCTGACGCTGCGCGGGCGTCCCGCCGGGTCGACGAGCGTGATGAGGCACCAGTCGGCGAGCAGCGGCACCATGGCGTGCCCGAGCCGGTCGACCGCAGTGGCCACGTCGAGCGTGCCGCCGAGCATCTGGCTCATCCCGGCCAGCATGGCGAGCCGGTCGTGCGCCTCCTCGGCCCGGCGGCGGGCCTCCTCGGCGCCCCGGACCGCGATGCGCAGCCGCAGCTCCGAGGAGCACGCGGCCGCCAGGTCGGCGAGCGTACGCAACTGCTCCGCGGTCCAGGCCCGGGGCTTGCTGTCGATCGCGCAGAGCGAGCCGAGCACCCGCCCGTCCAGGTCGGTGAGCGGCATTCCGGCGTACGCCACCACGCCCAGGTCCTCGATGGCCAGGTTGAGGCGTACCCGGGGGGAGAGGCGGGCGTCGGGCAACACCAACGGCATTTCGACGTCCACCACGTGCTGGCAGAACGAGTGGCTCAGCGGTGTCTGCCGGCGCGCCGCCCAGGGCTCCGGCAGCCCGGTCGCGCCGGGAAAGAACTGCCGGTCGGCGTCGACCAGGGAGACCAGCGCGACAGGCACGTCGAGCAGGTCGCCGACCAGCCGGGCGAACCTGTCGAACGCCTCGTCGGGTACGGCGTCGAGCCGGGTCTCCCCGAGCGCACGCAACCGGTCGGGATCGGCCAATGCGGGAATCGGCACGGACATCCGCCCCGGGCCGTCCTCGCTCATCGCCACCGCCCTCAGCAACCGTAACGCCCGGCCGGCGTCCCGTTTTCGGTTATACCCCGCTGGGACGTCACTCCATTCCCGCCGCGGTGTTCGTCACGGGTCACGCCGCGCCCGCCGTCCCGGGGCCGATATCGTCGGCGGTCGTGAAGGCATGGATCCCGCACCCCGAGGGCCTCCGGCTGCTCGGCGAGCCACCGCCCGGCGTCACCGTGGAGCTGCTGGCGGACCCGGACCGGCTCCCGTCGTCCCCGGACGGGGTGCGGTTCTGGGTACCGCCGTTCCTGTCCGGCCCGGACGCCGGCGCGTTCCTGGCCCGGCTGCCGGACGTTGAGGTGGTGCAGCTTCTCTCCGCCGGCGCGGACGCCTGGGTGGGGCGCGTCCCGGACGGCGTGACGCTCTGCGACGCCCGGGGCGTGCACGACTCGCCCACCGCCGAGTGGGTGGTGGCCGCGATCCTGTCCTCGCTGCGCGGGTTCGCGCCGCTGGCCCGGGCGCAGGCGCGGCGCGAGTGGGCGTACGACGAGGTGGCGCCGACCGACGAACTGGCCGGCAAGCGCGTGCTCATCGTGGGCGCCGGTTCGATCGGCACGGCGGTGCGCGACCGGATCACCCCGTTCGAGGTGAGCTTCACGCTGGTGGCCCGTACGCCGCGACCGGACCAGGGCGTGCACGGGGTGGACGAGCTGCCCGCCCTGCTGCCCGGGGCGGACGTGGTGGTGCTGCTGGTGCCGCTGACCGACCAGACCCGGGGCCTGGTCGACGAGCGTTTCCTGGCCGCGATGCCGGACGGCGCGTTGCTGGTGAACGCCGCACGGGGGCCGGTGGTCAGCACCCCGGCGCTGCTCGCCGAGCTGACCTCGGGGCGCCTGCGGGCGGCGGTGGACGTCACCGACCCGGAGCCGCTGCCCGCCGACCATCCTCTGTGGGAGCTGCCGAACCTGCTGCTCACCCCGCACATCGGCGGCTCGGTACGCGGTCTGCTGCCGCGGGCGTACCGCCTGGTGGCCGAGCAACTGCGCCGGTACGCGGCCGGGGAGGAGCTGACGAACCGGGTGGTCGACGGCTACTGATCGTTCGCCTCACCGGGCAGCTCCTGCCCGGTGACGGCGATCAGGTGGGGCAGCTCGGTGGCGCGTACCGCCGGCAGCATGACGACTTCGCCGTCGTCGAGCCGGGCGAGCGCGCGGCCCCGGGCGTCGCCGGCCAGTTCGGCGACGCGCGTCCACGGCACCCGGCGTTGCCCGGCGAGCGCCCGCAGCCGCAGTTCCGAGGCGTCGGCGTCGGTGCCGGAGCGCCACGCCCAGACCGCGACCGCGACCGGGACGAGCAGCACCCAGAGCAGCCACCAGCGGGCGGTGGCCAGTGGCAGCGCGCCGATGGCGGCGACGATCGCGGCGACCAGGATGGCCTGGTTGTGTCGGAAACGGACGGTATCGGCACGGCTCACCCTCCGATGATCCCACCCGGCCGACTCCCACCACCCCTCGCCCCGGCAGACCGGCGTCCCATCCCCCCACGCTCGTCCGTAGCGCGCCCGCCTCCCGGTGCAAGCCGCTCTCATTCCCCGTTCCATCGCCGCCGTCAGCTCTGGAGATCTTGGCACGTCTCTGCCCTCCCGAGGGCGATTGCGTACCAAGATCTGGCGCGAGCGGGCCCCTATGGGTGGGGTGTGACGCATGTCACTGGTGTGGTGACGTCACCGGGCGCTTCCGGGATCGTTTCTAGGCATGGCCGCAGCGGTCCCCGCCGATGCGTCCCGCCTGCCCGACCCCGCACGTCGTACCGCGAACCGCAACCGCACCGCCCCCGTGCCCCCTCACGAAGGCGACCGCCGTGCCCGTCCCCCCTCCCGCCGGTCCCCGTCGGCGGCCACCCCTGTCCGATGTCGCCGTATCGCTCACCGGCGCGGTCTTTCTCCTGGCGGGCGTCGCCGGGCTCCTGCCCGGTCCGGCCGCCGCCGCGCTCGCCGTCGCCGGTGGATCCGCGCTCGCCTGCGTCCGGCTCGCCTGGCTGGCCGGCGGAGCGCTGCCCGCCGCTCCGAGCGACCTCACCCCGAACGTGCCGCCGACCGTCGACGCCCGAACCACCGAATCGCCAGCCCGGAGCGCGGGCACCGGGCCGCCCGAGCACCGGCACGCCGCCTCGCCGGCCCGGCCGGCCGGGCACCGGCACGCCGCCTCGCCCGGCGTGCCGCCCGAGCGTCGGGACGGCACCGCGCCGGGCGTGACGACCGGGCGGCAGGCACGCCGGGTCGCGCTGTCCCGCCGGGTCGCTGCGATCCTGGACGCCGCCGTCCTGGTCGCCGGGCTCACCGTCGCGGTGCTGCCGCTGAGCGATCCCGCGCACCGGCTGCCGATCGCGCTGACCGGGCTGTGCCTCACCACGCCGCTGTACGTGACGGCGCTGCTGCGCCTGCCCGGCCGGTCCCGGATGTCCGGCCCCGA
This genomic window contains:
- a CDS encoding SpoIIE family protein phosphatase, with product MSEDGPGRMSVPIPALADPDRLRALGETRLDAVPDEAFDRFARLVGDLLDVPVALVSLVDADRQFFPGATGLPEPWAARRQTPLSHSFCQHVVDVEMPLVLPDARLSPRVRLNLAIEDLGVVAYAGMPLTDLDGRVLGSLCAIDSKPRAWTAEQLRTLADLAAACSSELRLRIAVRGAEEARRRAEEAHDRLAMLAGMSQMLGGTLDVATAVDRLGHAMVPLLADWCLITLVDPAGRPRSVSGLHRDADREGDLARFAELLVTGLGPESQIRSVLRTGRPVVRAVAGLADVARGGTRPELVPLAERLGVGSHLTVPITAAGDRIIGAVTLVNRPGRRGFDDSDLRTAQDIGVRAGQAVGNSRLYGEQRHVAEVLQHSMLPTLPTVPGIELAARYLPVADRVEVGGDWYDAFVQPDGELVAAIGDVAGHDIEAAATMGQLRNLVRGNAYGRDDPVEKLVAQLDRAMGGLRVPTVATAVLARIRPDADGLRVSWCNAGHPPPVLVRADGTVAVAEGRGPLLGLARAPRRTGRTLVLAPGDTLLLHTDGLIERRDRPIDEGQADLLAHLGANGPGGSLDLLCDRLLAAAHRREDDVALLALRAG
- a CDS encoding 2-hydroxyacid dehydrogenase — its product is MKAWIPHPEGLRLLGEPPPGVTVELLADPDRLPSSPDGVRFWVPPFLSGPDAGAFLARLPDVEVVQLLSAGADAWVGRVPDGVTLCDARGVHDSPTAEWVVAAILSSLRGFAPLARAQARREWAYDEVAPTDELAGKRVLIVGAGSIGTAVRDRITPFEVSFTLVARTPRPDQGVHGVDELPALLPGADVVVLLVPLTDQTRGLVDERFLAAMPDGALLVNAARGPVVSTPALLAELTSGRLRAAVDVTDPEPLPADHPLWELPNLLLTPHIGGSVRGLLPRAYRLVAEQLRRYAAGEELTNRVVDGY
- a CDS encoding PH domain-containing protein; protein product: MSRADTVRFRHNQAILVAAIVAAIGALPLATARWWLLWVLLVPVAVAVWAWRSGTDADASELRLRALAGQRRVPWTRVAELAGDARGRALARLDDGEVVMLPAVRATELPHLIAVTGQELPGEANDQ